One window of the Oncorhynchus gorbuscha isolate QuinsamMale2020 ecotype Even-year linkage group LG17, OgorEven_v1.0, whole genome shotgun sequence genome contains the following:
- the rhd gene encoding rh blood group, D antigen isoform X2 has protein sequence MAPQHAQSLRFRLPPLLFFLQTGFIVVFIFNVDIEQNVQTKQHAFNNYYSEFQDVHVMVILGFGFLATFLVRYSFSGAGFTLLVAAMAVQWAVILNGVESMYDRGKIWINMRSLVVAEMCTASSLIAIGAVLGKTNPVHLLLIALLEISGFVLNGWLLQTFLKVQFLNTIMLLHIFGAFFGLMLSWVLYRQGSEQLHEKEKIDRKTGLFSVMGTLFLWMFWPSFNSVLVEVDHLDRGRSLRAVYSTYLALAVSAVTAAGFSVLTSPQGKLNLFHIQRCTLAGGVAIGVAMSAVHLPWVAMAIGFAAALISTLGSRYIKPLMLLAFECHDTCGVLSVHGLPGILGWMVQLLLQIADSDDLTTAVRFAVFHICTLLITLSLSMSLGLITGFLLKCNFWRPTHNKKCFDDQAFWEFPHQAGKR, from the exons ATGGCTCCCCAACACGCACAGAGTCTCCGCTTTCGTCTACCGCCTCTGCTCTTTTTCCTACAGACGGGATTCATCGTagtatttatttttaatgttGATATTGAACAAAATGTACAAACTAAACAACATGCATTCAACAACTATTACTCAG AATTTCAGGATGTTCATGTGATGGTGATTCTGGGTTTTGGCTTTCTGGCCACATTCCTGGTGCGGTACAGCTTCAGTGGAGCAGGATTCACCCTCCTAGTGGCAGCCATGGCTGTCCAGTGGGCAGTTATTCTGAACGGTGTTGAGTCTATGTATGACAGAGGAAAGATCTGGATAAATATGAGAAG CTTGGTTGTTGCAGAGATGTGCACAGCTTCCTCCCTCATTGCCATAGGTGCTGTCCTTGGGAAGACCAATCCTGTCCATCTCCTTCTTATTGCCCTGCTGGAGATATCTGGATTTGTGCTGAATGGCTGGCTACTCCAGACATTCCTAAAG GTGCAGTTTCTGAATACCATCATGCTGCTCCACATCTTTGGGGCTTTCTTTGGGCTGATGTTATCGTGGGTCCTGTACAGACAGGGATCTGAGCAActgcatgagaaagagaaaattGACCGCAAGACCGGTCTGTTCTCTGTAATGG GGACTCTGTTCCTGTGGATGTTCTGGCCCAGTTTTAACTCTGTGCTGGTAGAGGTGGATCATCTTGACAGGGGGAGGAGCCTGAGAGCTGTCTACAGCACCTACCTGGCCCTGGCAGTCAGTGCAGTCACAGCTGCTGGTTTCTCTGTCCTCACTAGTCCCCAAGGGAAACTCAACCTG TTTCATATTCAGAGATGTACTCTTGCTGGTGGTGTTGCTATTGGGGTTGCTATGTCAGCCGTTCATTTGCCGTGGGTAGCTATGGCGATTGGATTTGCTGCTGCACTGATATCAACCTTGGGATCCCGATACATTAAG CCCCTCATGCTGCTTGCATTTGAGTGTCATGACACCTGCGGAGTCCTTAGTGTCCATGGTCTGCCTGGAATCCTGGGGTGGATGGTTCAACTTCTCCTACAGATCGCTGACTCTGATGATCTCACAAC GGCCGTCCGATTTGCTGTGTTCCACATTTGCACGCTCCTCATCACCCTGAGCCTGAGCATGAGTCTGGGACTCATCACAG GTTTTCTTCTGAAATGTAATTTCTGGAGGCCAACCCATAACAAGAAATGCTTTGATGACCAGGCCTTCTGGGAG TTTCCCCACCAAgcagggaaaaggtga
- the rhd gene encoding rh blood group, D antigen isoform X1 — MAPQHAQSLRFRLPPLLFFLQTGFIVVFIFNVDIEQNVQTKQHAFNNYYSEFQDVHVMVILGFGFLATFLVRYSFSGAGFTLLVAAMAVQWAVILNGVESMYDRGKIWINMRSLVVAEMCTASSLIAIGAVLGKTNPVHLLLIALLEISGFVLNGWLLQTFLKVQFLNTIMLLHIFGAFFGLMLSWVLYRQGSEQLHEKEKIDRKTGLFSVMGTLFLWMFWPSFNSVLVEVDHLDRGRSLRAVYSTYLALAVSAVTAAGFSVLTSPQGKLNLFHIQRCTLAGGVAIGVAMSAVHLPWVAMAIGFAAALISTLGSRYIKVRINKFLNCPWAFTISYYCFFIFQPLMLLAFECHDTCGVLSVHGLPGILGWMVQLLLQIADSDDLTTAVRFAVFHICTLLITLSLSMSLGLITGFLLKCNFWRPTHNKKCFDDQAFWEFPHQAGKR; from the exons ATGGCTCCCCAACACGCACAGAGTCTCCGCTTTCGTCTACCGCCTCTGCTCTTTTTCCTACAGACGGGATTCATCGTagtatttatttttaatgttGATATTGAACAAAATGTACAAACTAAACAACATGCATTCAACAACTATTACTCAG AATTTCAGGATGTTCATGTGATGGTGATTCTGGGTTTTGGCTTTCTGGCCACATTCCTGGTGCGGTACAGCTTCAGTGGAGCAGGATTCACCCTCCTAGTGGCAGCCATGGCTGTCCAGTGGGCAGTTATTCTGAACGGTGTTGAGTCTATGTATGACAGAGGAAAGATCTGGATAAATATGAGAAG CTTGGTTGTTGCAGAGATGTGCACAGCTTCCTCCCTCATTGCCATAGGTGCTGTCCTTGGGAAGACCAATCCTGTCCATCTCCTTCTTATTGCCCTGCTGGAGATATCTGGATTTGTGCTGAATGGCTGGCTACTCCAGACATTCCTAAAG GTGCAGTTTCTGAATACCATCATGCTGCTCCACATCTTTGGGGCTTTCTTTGGGCTGATGTTATCGTGGGTCCTGTACAGACAGGGATCTGAGCAActgcatgagaaagagaaaattGACCGCAAGACCGGTCTGTTCTCTGTAATGG GGACTCTGTTCCTGTGGATGTTCTGGCCCAGTTTTAACTCTGTGCTGGTAGAGGTGGATCATCTTGACAGGGGGAGGAGCCTGAGAGCTGTCTACAGCACCTACCTGGCCCTGGCAGTCAGTGCAGTCACAGCTGCTGGTTTCTCTGTCCTCACTAGTCCCCAAGGGAAACTCAACCTG TTTCATATTCAGAGATGTACTCTTGCTGGTGGTGTTGCTATTGGGGTTGCTATGTCAGCCGTTCATTTGCCGTGGGTAGCTATGGCGATTGGATTTGCTGCTGCACTGATATCAACCTTGGGATCCCGATACATTAAGGTACGTATAAACAAATTCCTGAATTGCCCATGGGCTTTCACTATCTCATATTACTGCTTTTTTATCTTTCAGCCCCTCATGCTGCTTGCATTTGAGTGTCATGACACCTGCGGAGTCCTTAGTGTCCATGGTCTGCCTGGAATCCTGGGGTGGATGGTTCAACTTCTCCTACAGATCGCTGACTCTGATGATCTCACAAC GGCCGTCCGATTTGCTGTGTTCCACATTTGCACGCTCCTCATCACCCTGAGCCTGAGCATGAGTCTGGGACTCATCACAG GTTTTCTTCTGAAATGTAATTTCTGGAGGCCAACCCATAACAAGAAATGCTTTGATGACCAGGCCTTCTGGGAG TTTCCCCACCAAgcagggaaaaggtga